One stretch of Streptomyces sp. A2-16 DNA includes these proteins:
- a CDS encoding urease subunit beta gives MIPGEILFADGPIAFNEGREVTRLTVLNAADRPVQVGSHYHFAETNPGLEFDRAAARGKRLNVAAGTAVRFEPGIPVEVELVPLSGARVVPGLRGETGGALDA, from the coding sequence ATGATTCCCGGAGAGATCCTCTTCGCCGACGGGCCGATCGCCTTCAACGAAGGCCGCGAGGTCACCCGGCTGACCGTCCTGAACGCCGCCGACCGGCCCGTCCAGGTCGGCTCCCACTACCACTTCGCCGAGACCAACCCCGGCCTGGAGTTCGACCGGGCCGCGGCCCGCGGCAAGCGGCTGAACGTCGCCGCCGGCACCGCGGTGCGCTTCGAGCCCGGCATCCCGGTCGAGGTGGAGCTCGTTCCGCTCAGCGGCGCCCGTGTGGTGCCGGGTCTGCGCGGAGAGACCGGAGGTGCCCTCGATGCCTGA
- a CDS encoding urease subunit gamma, which yields MQLTPHEQERLLIHVAADVAERRRARGLRLNHPEAVALITSHILEGARDGRTVAELMSSGRTLLTRDDVMEGIPEMIHDVQVEATFPDGTKLVTVHDPIV from the coding sequence GTGCAACTGACCCCGCACGAGCAAGAGAGGCTGCTGATCCACGTCGCGGCCGACGTCGCCGAGAGGCGCCGGGCCCGCGGGCTGAGGCTCAACCACCCGGAGGCGGTCGCCCTGATCACCTCGCACATCCTCGAAGGCGCGCGTGACGGTCGTACCGTCGCCGAACTCATGTCCTCCGGACGGACGCTGCTGACCCGCGACGACGTCATGGAGGGCATCCCCGAGATGATCCACGACGTCCAGGTCGAGGCGACCTTCCCGGACGGCACGAAGCTCGTCACCGTCCACGACCCGATCGTCTGA
- a CDS encoding TetR/AcrR family transcriptional regulator yields MARVSQAHLDARRRQILDGAAVCFARNGFHATSMQDVLKEVDLSAGAVYRYFSGKEELIGAIVEEVLGQVREGFEEAARSTPPPSPDVLVASVLGRVLAAKESLTVDGQPAFPRLVVQVWAETIRDERLSAVLREGYGTVREAWTRIVRAHQDAGTIRSDVPPEHVARVMMAAAMGFLAQQALFGPTPAEVLRDGLRALMTMRDTAEAN; encoded by the coding sequence ATGGCTCGCGTATCCCAGGCACACCTCGACGCCAGGCGTCGGCAGATCCTCGACGGCGCGGCGGTCTGCTTCGCCCGCAACGGCTTCCACGCCACGTCGATGCAGGACGTCCTCAAGGAGGTCGACCTCTCGGCCGGGGCGGTCTACCGGTACTTCAGCGGCAAGGAGGAGCTGATCGGCGCGATCGTCGAGGAGGTGCTCGGACAGGTCCGCGAAGGCTTCGAGGAGGCGGCCCGCAGCACCCCGCCCCCGTCCCCGGACGTCCTCGTGGCGTCGGTGCTCGGCCGTGTGCTCGCCGCCAAGGAGTCCCTGACCGTGGACGGACAGCCCGCGTTCCCGAGGCTGGTCGTCCAGGTGTGGGCGGAGACGATTCGCGACGAGAGGCTCTCGGCCGTTCTGCGCGAGGGATACGGCACGGTGCGCGAAGCATGGACCCGGATCGTCCGGGCCCACCAGGACGCCGGGACGATCCGGTCGGACGTGCCCCCGGAGCACGTGGCCCGCGTGATGATGGCGGCCGCGATGGGCTTCCTCGCGCAGCAGGCGCTGTTCGGCCCGACGCCCGCCGAGGTGCTGCGCGACGGTCTACGGGCGTTGATGACCATGCGGGACACAGCCGAGGCCAACTGA
- a CDS encoding ABC transporter permease — MSTRRMIAIIVLVPLLAALALWAFAWPAARTAPRDLPLGVAGPAAATAQVEQGLRQHEGAFEIHRYADEAAARAAIEDRTVYGAVVVTAQGPELLTASAASPVVAQLLQQAVTQQAAAGGAEVKVVDVVPTPAADPRGAVLSSSVLPLALAGIVAGAVVTLLGLRGVRAVTALVLSAALVGTVAVALTHSWLGALTGNWWAEAGALALATLAVSAAVAGLAALVGTAGIGAVAFLVMFLGNPFSGAASAPRLLPEPAGTIGQWLPPGASATLLRSVSFFDGAAATGPVLTLSWWAALGLGAVLLGNALKARTKSAEPVGVQPELAPVG, encoded by the coding sequence ATGTCCACCCGCCGCATGATCGCGATCATCGTCCTCGTGCCGCTGCTCGCCGCCCTGGCCCTGTGGGCCTTCGCCTGGCCCGCCGCCCGCACCGCCCCTCGCGATCTGCCGCTCGGCGTGGCCGGGCCGGCTGCCGCGACGGCACAGGTGGAGCAGGGGCTCCGGCAGCACGAGGGCGCCTTCGAGATCCACCGCTACGCCGACGAGGCGGCCGCGCGGGCGGCGATCGAGGACCGGACCGTATACGGCGCGGTCGTCGTCACCGCCCAGGGCCCCGAGCTGCTCACCGCGTCGGCCGCGAGCCCGGTCGTGGCCCAGCTCCTCCAGCAGGCCGTGACCCAGCAGGCCGCCGCGGGCGGCGCCGAGGTCAAGGTCGTGGACGTCGTGCCGACCCCCGCCGCCGACCCGAGGGGCGCGGTCCTGAGTTCGTCGGTGCTGCCCCTCGCGCTGGCCGGCATCGTAGCGGGCGCGGTCGTGACCCTGCTCGGACTGCGCGGAGTGCGCGCCGTGACCGCGCTGGTGCTGAGCGCCGCCCTGGTGGGCACCGTCGCGGTCGCCCTGACCCACAGCTGGCTCGGCGCCCTCACCGGGAACTGGTGGGCGGAGGCCGGGGCCCTCGCACTGGCGACCCTGGCGGTGAGCGCGGCGGTCGCGGGACTCGCCGCCCTGGTCGGAACCGCGGGCATCGGCGCCGTAGCGTTCCTGGTGATGTTCCTCGGCAACCCGTTCTCGGGAGCCGCCTCGGCCCCGCGGCTGCTTCCCGAGCCGGCGGGCACGATCGGCCAGTGGCTGCCGCCGGGCGCGAGCGCGACCCTGCTGCGGTCGGTCTCCTTCTTCGACGGCGCCGCTGCGACCGGACCCGTGCTGACGCTCAGCTGGTGGGCCGCGCTGGGCCTGGGCGCGGTCCTGCTCGGCAACGCGCTCAAGGCGCGGACGAAGTCCGCCGAGCCCGTCGGCGTCCAACCCGAACTCGCTCCGGTCGGCTGA
- a CDS encoding type II toxin-antitoxin system Phd/YefM family antitoxin produces the protein MAYEIPVTQARAELADLINKVVYGGERVVVTRHGKPLVALVSAADLERLEELREPVEEQVVSAVSTVREVASAPREQQRFGIAAHHRGGAS, from the coding sequence ATGGCCTACGAGATTCCGGTGACGCAAGCCAGGGCTGAGCTCGCCGACCTGATCAACAAGGTGGTGTACGGCGGGGAGCGGGTCGTCGTGACACGGCACGGAAAGCCGCTGGTCGCCCTGGTCTCCGCGGCCGACCTCGAACGGCTGGAGGAGCTGCGGGAGCCCGTCGAGGAGCAGGTGGTCAGCGCGGTCTCGACCGTGCGGGAGGTCGCGTCCGCTCCCCGCGAACAGCAGCGCTTCGGTATCGCGGCGCACCACCGGGGCGGCGCCTCCTAG
- a CDS encoding ATP-dependent Clp protease proteolytic subunit, with protein sequence MTRPTARYVLPEFHERTSFGQKTMDPYSKLLEERIVFLGTPIDDTSANDLMAQFMYLEYQDPDRDIALYINSPGGSFSAMSAIYDTMQYVSCDVETTCLGQAGSSAAVLLAAGTPGKRSVLPGARVVIHQPALSEPIQGQASDLAIQADELIRVRGRLEEMLVRHTGRSPEQVSADIERDKILDAQGALDHGLADAIVPSRKSSRTTPGAR encoded by the coding sequence ATGACCCGACCGACCGCCCGTTACGTCCTGCCCGAGTTCCATGAGCGCACGAGCTTCGGGCAGAAGACGATGGATCCGTACTCGAAGCTGCTGGAGGAGCGGATCGTCTTCCTCGGGACACCGATCGACGACACCTCGGCGAACGATCTGATGGCGCAGTTCATGTACCTCGAGTACCAGGACCCGGACCGGGACATCGCGCTGTACATCAACTCCCCCGGCGGCTCGTTCAGCGCGATGTCGGCGATCTACGACACGATGCAGTACGTCAGTTGCGACGTGGAGACGACCTGCCTCGGACAGGCGGGGTCCTCCGCGGCGGTGCTGCTGGCCGCGGGCACCCCGGGCAAGCGGTCCGTGCTGCCGGGCGCCCGAGTGGTGATCCACCAGCCCGCGCTGAGCGAGCCGATACAGGGGCAGGCCAGCGATCTGGCGATCCAGGCCGACGAGTTGATCCGGGTGCGGGGCCGCCTGGAGGAGATGCTGGTGCGGCACACCGGGCGCAGCCCCGAGCAGGTGAGCGCTGACATCGAGCGGGACAAGATCCTGGACGCGCAGGGCGCCCTGGACCACGGCCTTGCGGACGCGATCGTCCCGAGCCGCAAGTCCTCGCGCACCACGCCGGGCGCGAGGTGA
- a CDS encoding C40 family peptidase — protein MTALNRVPSLMVRAGTASAFAIAAVGGSVVVPGVAADAAAATPATKALKVAASKKGSPYKYGATGPRRFDCSGLTLYSFKKAGKKLPRTAAQQYNKTRHIGAGSRKAGDLVFFHSGSNVYHVGIYAGKGKIWHAPKTGDVVRLQKIWTKSVWYGRVK, from the coding sequence ATGACTGCGCTCAATCGTGTCCCGTCGCTGATGGTCCGAGCCGGTACGGCCTCGGCCTTCGCCATCGCCGCAGTGGGCGGCTCCGTCGTGGTTCCGGGTGTCGCAGCAGACGCCGCCGCCGCGACGCCGGCGACGAAGGCACTCAAGGTCGCGGCCTCGAAGAAGGGCTCGCCGTACAAGTACGGCGCCACGGGGCCCCGCCGCTTCGACTGCTCAGGGCTCACGCTGTACTCGTTCAAGAAGGCGGGCAAGAAGCTCCCGCGCACGGCTGCCCAGCAGTACAACAAGACCCGCCACATCGGCGCAGGCAGCCGCAAGGCCGGCGACCTGGTGTTCTTCCACTCGGGTTCGAACGTCTACCACGTCGGCATCTACGCCGGGAAGGGAAAGATCTGGCACGCCCCGAAGACCGGGGACGTGGTGAGGCTGCAGAAGATCTGGACGAAGAGCGTCTGGTACGGCCGGGTCAAGTGA
- a CDS encoding DUF6328 family protein, translating to MADHRPCTARNETPLERADRNFGELLQELRVTQTGVQILFAFLLTLAFTQRFPSLDTFQRATYVTTLLLAVVAAALFTAPAALHRSLFQRGAKARIVQVSSRLATVGMAVLVLVFTGSVVDVTTGRAGGAAAGAATLLVCLGLWWLLPRLVRRAGLAEERRAAVSHPALRPVPREVIRPRTAARAGASPREPSTRSR from the coding sequence ATGGCCGACCATCGCCCGTGCACCGCCCGCAACGAGACGCCGCTGGAGCGCGCCGACCGCAATTTCGGCGAGCTGCTCCAGGAGCTGCGCGTCACCCAGACCGGGGTGCAGATCCTCTTCGCCTTTCTGCTGACCCTGGCCTTCACCCAGCGCTTCCCGTCGCTGGACACCTTCCAGCGGGCCACCTACGTCACCACACTGCTGCTGGCGGTCGTCGCGGCGGCTCTGTTCACCGCACCGGCGGCCCTGCACCGCTCCCTCTTCCAGCGCGGCGCCAAGGCCCGCATCGTGCAGGTCTCCTCCCGGTTGGCCACGGTCGGCATGGCAGTACTGGTCCTCGTCTTCACCGGCTCCGTGGTGGACGTGACGACGGGCCGGGCCGGAGGAGCGGCCGCGGGCGCGGCGACCCTGCTGGTGTGTCTGGGCCTGTGGTGGCTGCTTCCCCGTCTGGTCCGACGGGCGGGTCTCGCCGAGGAACGCAGGGCGGCTGTGTCGCACCCGGCCCTACGGCCGGTGCCGCGCGAGGTCATCAGGCCGCGAACCGCAGCTCGGGCGGGAGCCTCACCCCGAGAGCCGTCGACGCGCTCGCGGTGA
- a CDS encoding ATP-binding protein gives MADHLEASVTLPSEPASVSAARTYVLSTLAEWGLPPTTDAAETVRLIVSELATNAVQHTFGQSPTFTVDIELDRDEHLRIGVTDSHPRFPKRLPAAVQQDNGRGMVIIRWLAAESGGKLRVRPTREGGKTVSIELPWTVPAQPVTAAGQQEP, from the coding sequence ATGGCAGATCACCTGGAAGCATCCGTCACTCTGCCGAGCGAACCCGCTTCGGTCTCCGCGGCCCGCACCTATGTCCTGAGCACCCTGGCGGAGTGGGGGCTGCCACCCACCACGGACGCCGCCGAGACCGTCCGGCTCATCGTCTCCGAACTCGCCACCAACGCCGTACAGCACACTTTCGGGCAGTCACCCACCTTCACGGTGGACATCGAGCTGGACCGTGACGAACACCTGCGCATCGGCGTCACCGACAGCCATCCCCGTTTCCCCAAGCGCCTGCCGGCCGCGGTCCAGCAGGACAACGGGCGGGGGATGGTGATCATCCGCTGGCTCGCCGCGGAGTCCGGCGGCAAGCTGAGAGTCAGGCCCACCCGGGAAGGCGGCAAGACCGTCTCCATCGAACTCCCGTGGACCGTACCGGCGCAGCCGGTCACGGCGGCGGGGCAGCAGGAGCCGTAG
- a CDS encoding helix-turn-helix transcriptional regulator — MQHGPAVRRRKLGAELRALRASAGLTSGEAARLVGWHQSKVSRIETGASGVKPADVRLLLDAYRVGDVNLRELLLVLAGSDEGGGRHHWWHAYRGVLPPTYRDFISLESQASAMRTLETSVVPGLLQTPEYARAVTRAAVDGLDDERLDALVEVRLARQDILRAQPPLELSAVLDEAVLRREVGGPEVMARQLKRLVEAARLPQVRLQVLPFTAGAHVGITGPFVIFSFSRTSDLDVVVLDHLTSSLYLERKEDLQAYTEAFNTLRMHALSPEDSLDYLAAMGDGM; from the coding sequence ATGCAGCACGGTCCCGCGGTACGCCGCCGGAAACTGGGCGCCGAACTGCGTGCGCTGCGCGCGAGTGCGGGGCTCACCAGCGGTGAGGCGGCCCGGCTCGTGGGCTGGCACCAGTCGAAAGTGAGCCGGATCGAGACCGGTGCCAGCGGGGTGAAACCGGCCGATGTGCGGTTACTTCTCGACGCCTATCGCGTGGGGGACGTGAATCTGCGGGAGCTGCTACTGGTATTGGCGGGCTCCGACGAGGGCGGTGGCCGGCACCACTGGTGGCACGCGTACCGGGGTGTCCTGCCGCCGACGTACCGGGACTTCATCAGTCTGGAGTCCCAGGCGAGCGCGATGCGCACCCTGGAGACCTCGGTCGTGCCCGGGCTGCTCCAGACGCCCGAGTACGCCCGCGCGGTGACCCGGGCCGCGGTGGACGGCCTCGACGACGAACGGCTCGACGCCCTGGTCGAGGTCCGGCTGGCCCGGCAGGACATCCTTCGTGCGCAACCGCCTCTGGAGTTGAGCGCCGTCCTGGACGAGGCGGTGCTGCGGCGGGAGGTCGGCGGACCCGAGGTGATGGCCCGGCAGTTGAAGAGACTCGTGGAGGCGGCGCGGCTGCCTCAAGTGCGGCTGCAGGTACTGCCGTTCACGGCCGGGGCGCATGTGGGCATCACCGGGCCTTTCGTAATCTTCTCATTCTCGCGCACTTCTGATCTGGATGTGGTTGTTCTCGACCACTTGACGAGTAGCCTCTATCTCGAACGGAAAGAAGACCTCCAGGCCTACACCGAGGCCTTCAACACCCTTCGGATGCACGCCCTTTCGCCCGAGGACTCGTTGGACTACCTCGCCGCGATGGGTGACGGCATGTAA
- a CDS encoding DUF397 domain-containing protein: MSALPRNVTSSSELPEVRWLRSSYSTGANNCVETARPSAGPCAGLLAVRDSKNPEGPALLFSPESWAGFTAAF, translated from the coding sequence ATGTCTGCACTGCCTCGGAACGTAACCTCCAGCAGCGAACTGCCCGAAGTGCGCTGGCTGCGCAGCAGCTACAGCACCGGCGCGAACAACTGCGTCGAGACGGCGAGGCCCTCGGCCGGGCCGTGCGCCGGGCTGCTCGCCGTGCGCGACTCCAAGAATCCGGAAGGACCCGCACTGCTCTTCTCCCCCGAGAGCTGGGCGGGCTTCACGGCCGCGTTCTGA
- a CDS encoding 8-amino-7-oxononanoate synthase: MAFGWIDEQAAARRRAGLVRTLRPRPADSPLLDLASNDYLGLARHPEVVAGAEAAARTWGGGATGSRLVTGTTELHTALERELADFCGFEAALVFSSGYAANLAAVTALAPHGSLIVSDAGNHASLIDGCRLARGTTQVVAHADPEAVRKALGTHEGPAVAVSDTVFSVDGDAAPLAGLAEACREHGAGLVVDDAHGLGVLGAGGRGAPHAAGLAGADDVVVTVTLSKSLGSQGGAVLGPARVIEHLVNAARTFIFDTGLAPASAGAALAALRLLGREPERAARAREVATGLHARLTAAGLEAVRPDAAVVSVRAPSPEEAVQWAADCRAAGLFVGCFRPPSVPDGISRLRLTARADLSEEQIESAVRVIGETRP; encoded by the coding sequence ATGGCGTTCGGCTGGATCGACGAGCAGGCGGCGGCGCGCCGGCGGGCCGGGCTCGTACGGACCCTGCGGCCGCGTCCGGCCGACTCGCCGCTGCTCGATCTCGCGAGCAACGACTACCTGGGGCTGGCCCGCCACCCCGAGGTCGTGGCGGGGGCCGAGGCGGCCGCGCGGACCTGGGGCGGCGGTGCGACCGGGTCCCGGCTCGTCACCGGCACCACCGAGCTGCACACCGCACTCGAACGCGAGCTGGCCGACTTCTGCGGGTTCGAGGCTGCGCTCGTCTTCTCCTCCGGCTACGCGGCCAACCTGGCCGCCGTGACCGCGCTCGCGCCGCACGGCTCCCTGATCGTCTCCGACGCGGGCAACCACGCCTCGCTGATCGACGGCTGCCGGCTGGCCCGCGGCACGACCCAGGTGGTCGCGCACGCCGACCCGGAGGCGGTGCGCAAGGCGCTCGGCACCCACGAGGGACCCGCCGTCGCCGTCTCGGACACCGTCTTCTCGGTCGACGGCGACGCGGCCCCCCTGGCCGGCCTCGCCGAGGCATGCCGGGAGCACGGCGCGGGCCTGGTCGTCGACGACGCCCACGGCCTGGGGGTGCTCGGCGCCGGCGGCCGCGGCGCCCCGCACGCGGCGGGACTCGCGGGCGCCGACGACGTGGTCGTCACGGTCACGCTGTCCAAGTCGCTCGGCAGCCAGGGCGGAGCCGTGCTCGGCCCCGCACGGGTGATCGAGCACCTGGTCAACGCGGCGCGGACGTTCATCTTCGACACCGGTCTGGCCCCCGCCTCGGCGGGAGCCGCCCTCGCGGCCCTGCGGCTGCTCGGCCGTGAACCCGAGCGGGCCGCACGCGCGCGTGAGGTGGCGACCGGGCTGCACGCACGCCTGACCGCCGCGGGTCTGGAAGCGGTACGTCCGGACGCCGCGGTGGTCTCGGTGCGCGCACCCTCTCCGGAGGAGGCCGTGCAGTGGGCGGCCGACTGCCGTGCCGCCGGGCTCTTCGTGGGCTGTTTCCGGCCCCCGTCCGTGCCCGACGGCATCTCACGGCTCAGGCTGACCGCCCGTGCGGACCTCTCCGAGGAGCAGATCGAAAGCGCTGTGCGTGTGATCGGCGAGACACGACCATGA
- the bioB gene encoding biotin synthase BioB — translation MDLLNTLVDKGLRRELPTREEALAVLATSDDDLLDVVAAAGKVRRHWFGRRVKLNYLVNLKSGLCPEDCSYCSQRLGADTGILKYTWLKPDQASQAAAAGLAGGAKRVCLVASGRGPTDRDVDRVAGTIKAIKEQNEGVEVCACLGLLSDGQAERLREAGADAYNHNLNTSESTYGDITTTHTYADRVDTVNKAHAAGLSACSGLIAGMGESDEDLVDVVYSLRELDPDSVPVNFLIPVEGTPLAKEWNLTPQRCLRILAMVRFVCPDVEVRIAGGREVHLRTMQPLALNLANSIFLGDYLTTEGQAGKADLEMIADAGFEVEGAGEVTLPAHRAANGAGGCGSHEGAGCGSHEGGGCGSHADAGCGSHEGGGCGSHADAGCGSHEGGGVCGTAAAATAPASASASEPRTDLVAVRRRGAGTDLAPNA, via the coding sequence ATGGACCTGCTGAACACGCTGGTGGACAAGGGGCTTCGGCGCGAGCTGCCGACCCGCGAGGAGGCGCTGGCCGTACTGGCCACCTCCGACGACGACCTGCTCGACGTGGTGGCCGCGGCCGGCAAGGTGCGCCGGCACTGGTTCGGGCGCCGGGTGAAACTCAACTACCTCGTCAACCTGAAGTCGGGCCTGTGCCCCGAGGACTGCTCCTACTGCTCCCAGCGGCTCGGCGCCGACACCGGCATCCTGAAGTACACCTGGCTCAAGCCCGACCAGGCCTCCCAGGCCGCGGCGGCCGGTCTGGCCGGTGGGGCCAAGCGGGTGTGCCTGGTGGCAAGCGGTCGCGGTCCGACCGACCGTGACGTGGACCGGGTCGCGGGCACCATCAAGGCGATCAAGGAGCAGAACGAGGGCGTGGAGGTGTGCGCCTGTCTCGGTCTGCTCTCCGACGGCCAGGCGGAGCGGCTGCGCGAGGCGGGCGCCGACGCCTACAACCACAACCTGAACACGTCCGAGTCGACCTACGGCGACATCACGACCACGCACACCTACGCCGACCGGGTCGACACGGTGAACAAGGCGCACGCGGCGGGTCTGTCCGCCTGCTCGGGCCTGATCGCCGGCATGGGCGAGAGCGACGAGGACCTGGTCGACGTCGTCTACTCGCTGCGCGAGCTGGACCCGGACTCGGTCCCGGTCAACTTCCTGATCCCGGTCGAGGGCACCCCGCTGGCCAAGGAGTGGAACCTCACCCCGCAGCGCTGTCTGCGCATCCTGGCCATGGTTCGCTTCGTCTGCCCCGACGTCGAGGTCCGCATCGCGGGCGGCCGCGAGGTCCATCTGCGCACCATGCAGCCCCTCGCCCTCAACCTCGCCAACTCGATCTTCCTGGGCGACTACCTCACCACCGAGGGCCAGGCCGGCAAGGCCGACCTGGAGATGATCGCGGACGCCGGGTTCGAGGTGGAGGGCGCGGGCGAGGTGACGCTGCCGGCCCACCGGGCGGCCAACGGTGCGGGCGGCTGCGGGTCGCACGAAGGCGCCGGGTGCGGATCGCACGAGGGCGGTGGGTGCGGGTCGCACGCGGACGCCGGGTGCGGGTCGCACGAGGGCGGTGGGTGCGGGTCGCACGCGGACGCCGGGTGCGGGTCGCACGAGGGCGGTGGTGTGTGCGGTACGGCCGCTGCCGCGACGGCGCCGGCTTCGGCTTCTGCTTCCGAGCCGCGGACCGATCTGGTCGCCGTACGCCGTCGAGGTGCCGGAACGGATCTCGCGCCCAATGCCTGA